One window of the Anopheles cruzii chromosome 2, idAnoCruzAS_RS32_06, whole genome shotgun sequence genome contains the following:
- the LOC128278635 gene encoding uncharacterized protein LOC128278635 — MKSVIVFLAVLAVGFAAEAQDSKKEKRGLWEESYDNYGYDNYGYNNYGLGYGDYATKEVKHIVTKKVPVPYPVEVEKHVPVEVKVPYPVKVEKHVPVVVEKKVPVYIEKKVPVHVDRPYPVPVKVPVEVPVYKKEYVEVPKPYAVHVEKPYPVYVKQPVYVEKHVPVKEYHNKHYWG; from the exons ATGAAG TCGGTTATCGTGTTCCTGGCTGTTTTGGCCGTTGGTTTCGCTGCGGAAGCCCAGGACTCCAAGAAGGAGAAGCGCGGATTGTGGGAAGAGTCGTACGATAACTACGGTTACGACAACTACGGCTACAACAACTATGGCCTGGGCTATGGCGATTACGCGACGAAGGAGGTGAAGCACATCGTCACGAAGAAGGTCCCGGTTCCTTACCCAGTGGAGGTGGAGAAGCACGTTCCGGTCGAGGTGAAGGTGCCGTACCCGGTGAAGGTAGAGAAGCATGTGCCTGTCGTCGTGGAGAAGAAGGTCCCGGTGTACATCGAGAAGAAGGTCCCAGTCCATGTCGATCGTCCATATCCAGTTCCGGTCAAGGTTCCTGTTGAGGTCCCTGTCTACAAGAAAGAGTATGTCGAAGTCCCGAAACCGTACGCAGTTCATGTCGAGAAGCCTTACCCAGTTTACGTGAAACAGCCCGTGTACGTCGAGAAGCATGTCCCAGTGAAGGAATACCACAACAAGCACTACTGGGGCTAA